Proteins from a single region of Phyllopteryx taeniolatus isolate TA_2022b chromosome 10, UOR_Ptae_1.2, whole genome shotgun sequence:
- the LOC133485117 gene encoding ubiquitin-conjugating enzyme E2 A isoform X1 → MSTPARRRLMRDFKRLQEDPPAGVSGAPSENNIMVWNAVIFGPEGTPFEDGTFKLTIEFTEEYPNKPPTVRFVSKMFHPNVYADGSICLDILQNRWSPTYDVSSILTSIQSLLDEPNPNSPANSQAAQLYQENKREYEKRVSAIVEQSWRDC, encoded by the exons ATGTCAACTCCGGCGAGACGACGTTTAATGAGAGATTTTAAACG GCTGCAAGAAGATCCTCCAGCTGGAGTCAGTGGGGCCCCGTCAGAAAACAATATTATGGTATGGAATGCTGTCATTTTTGG gCCAGAGGGAACGCCTTTTGAAGATG gaACATTCAAACTTACCATTGAGTTCACAGAAGAATATCCAAATAAGCCTCCAACAGTGAGATTCGTCTCTAAAATGTTTCATCCCAATG TATACGCAGATGGCAGTATATGCTTAGATATACTTCAGAATCGTTGGAGTCCCACTTATGATGTCTCTTCCATATTAACTTCAATACAG TCTTTACTGGACGAGCCCAACCCAAACAGTCCGGCCAACAGCCAGGCAGCTCAGTTGTACCAGGAGAACAAGCGGGAGTACGAGAAGAGAGTTTCTGCTATCGTTGAACAGAGTTGGCGTGACTGTTGA
- the LOC133485117 gene encoding ubiquitin-conjugating enzyme E2 A isoform X2 gives MVWNAVIFGPEGTPFEDGTFKLTIEFTEEYPNKPPTVRFVSKMFHPNVYADGSICLDILQNRWSPTYDVSSILTSIQSLLDEPNPNSPANSQAAQLYQENKREYEKRVSAIVEQSWRDC, from the exons ATGGTATGGAATGCTGTCATTTTTGG gCCAGAGGGAACGCCTTTTGAAGATG gaACATTCAAACTTACCATTGAGTTCACAGAAGAATATCCAAATAAGCCTCCAACAGTGAGATTCGTCTCTAAAATGTTTCATCCCAATG TATACGCAGATGGCAGTATATGCTTAGATATACTTCAGAATCGTTGGAGTCCCACTTATGATGTCTCTTCCATATTAACTTCAATACAG TCTTTACTGGACGAGCCCAACCCAAACAGTCCGGCCAACAGCCAGGCAGCTCAGTTGTACCAGGAGAACAAGCGGGAGTACGAGAAGAGAGTTTCTGCTATCGTTGAACAGAGTTGGCGTGACTGTTGA
- the nkrf gene encoding NF-kappa-B-repressing factor, with translation MAEGSSAGEMRTFDPSHSSEAKKRHISFDGGEEPMRKMPVSQFGSRPRFEPVHFVSGGSSGGGGGRSGPDEKENDKQTRRSDLHGWRYREYEHASYSSTGRASSTSLRPAFDRVPSHSFDSWASRRGRDRDRNNVPSGGLAGLGYGGRGLSSNFMEKMQRNYTNKYEAHTSRNTDSYSQPYRHNGYGGGNRSVGWDCGRQGLGYSHQDRPHNRVYSSPATAYPGALPQPLHINQATLVEKQRLVAGLASALAASFWDPQYATGTEAPNYSFMLSRSIQACKTNPQYIYVNLKDIPHSDLPKNRKVPVDGYACELRCQGVYLATGYSGSKNGARDRASEHAVKLFMKPVEVCVVSRKYRHTMLNDVVVCQINCPIPTFTPALWNPENIGYPSFKGPYEPDMSKHWTEFVVMDNAQDAICILNNSAAFSHMKVDYKFEQLPNGSWLCSVYVQDEMVAQASGTKKNSKHAAAAEALAKLRMNQAERQHQQQAPQHTRGNQQTESSGGQFGMKKKQLSELVILENSDNAVCIINDTAQFNKVTADYKFICLPDHRWRCEVYLEGQYVAAGVGAKKQVKHIAAQEALATLRQTQAVVKSNLRKEGHNDAISRSQILGRSGEEATRQKIKEDNIGNQLLRKMGWTGGGLGRDGEGIAEPIKVKEQFSREGLGMDTDKLGSQLSKRDIEDIIRNYVSSDRQDDLRFSTDLTNDERKQIHQVSQKYGLRSKSYGQGRQRFLVVSRRVDTDQLIGQLLQEGQVGRYELVKPQAFY, from the exons ATGGCAGAGGGCAGCAGTGCTGGCGAAATGCGCACCTTTGACCCGAGCCATAGCTCTGAAGCAAAGAAGAGACATATTTCTTTTGATGGCG GAGAAGAGCCAATGAGGAAGATGCCCGTGTCACAGTTTGGTTCGCGACCTCGATTTGAGCCTGTGCACTTTGTTAGTGGCGGCAGCagcgggggaggaggaggacgaagtGGCCCTGATGAGAAGGAAAACGATAAGCAAACCAGAAGGAGTGATTTGCATGGTTGGCGATACAGGGAATATGAACACGCTTCCTACAGCAGCACTGGCAGAGCATCAAGCACCTCCCTCAGGCCTGCTTTTGATAGAGTGCCATCTCACAGCTTTGACTCTTGGGCTTCCCGTAGGGGTCGAGACCGGGACAGAAATAATGTTCCCTCCGGCGGCCTTGCTGGCTTAGGCTACGGAGGTCGTGGCTTGTCATCAAATTTCATGGAAAAAATGCAACGAAACTATACAAACAAGTATGAGGCCCATACCTCTCGCAACACAGATTCCTACTCGCAGCCATACAGGCACAATGGATACGGGGGAGGAAACAGATCAGTTGGCTGGGACTGTGGACGTCAGGGTTTGGGGTACAGCCACCAGGACCGCCCTCATAATCGAGTGTACAGCAGCCCTGCCACCGCTTATCCGGGGGCTTTGCCGCAGCCCCTCCATATCAACCAGGCCACGTTAGTCGAAAAGCAGAGGCTCGTCGCAGGTCTGGCATCCGCGTTGGCGGCCTCTTTTTGGGACCCTCAGTACGCAACTGGAACGGAGGCTCCAAATTACAGTTTCATGTTGAGCCGCAGCATCCAGGCCTGCAAGACCAACCCTCAATACATTTACGTCAACCTGAAGGATATCCCTCATTCCGACCTACCCAAGAACCGCAAAGTGCCGGTGGACGGCTACGCCTGCGAGCTGAGGTGTCAGGGAGTCTATCTGGCCACGGGATACTCAGGCAGTAAAAACGGAGCGAGGGACCGCGCCTCCGAACACGCCGTCAAACTCTTCATGAAGCCCGTCGAGGTGTGTGTGGTGTCGCGTAAGTACAGGCACACAATGCTCAATGATGTCGTCGTGTGCCAGATTAACTGCCCTATCCCCACCTTCACGCCTGCACTTTGGAACCCGGAAAACATAGGTTATCCCAGTTTTAAGGGCCCCTACGAGCCTGACATGAGCAAGCACTGGACTGAGTTTGTGGTCATGGATAACGCCCAGGATGCCATATGCATTCTCAACAATTCTGCCGCTTTCAGTCACATGAAGGTGGACTATAAATTTGAGCAGCTGCCCAACGGCTCCTGGCTGTGTAGCGTCTACGTGCAGGATGAAATGGTGGCACAGGCCAGCGGCACCAAAAAGAACTCCAAGCATGCCGCAGCAGCTGAGGCGCTGGCAAAGTTGCGCATGAACCAGGCGGAACGACAGCACCAGCAGCAAGCGCCTCAGCACACAAGGGGAAATCAGCAGACAGAGTCGTCCGGTGGGCAGTTCGGCATGAAAAAGAAGCAGCTGAGCGAGCTGGTCATCTTGGAGAATTCAGACAACGCTGTGTGCATCATAAACGACACGGCTCAGTTCAACAAGGTGACAGCCGACTACAAGTTCATCTGTTTGCCTGATCATCGCTGGAGATGCGAAGTGTACTTGGAAGGACAATATGTCGCAGCAGGCGTGGGAGCCAAAAAGCAGGTGAAGCACATCGCGGCACAGGAGGCCTTGGCCACTTTGAGACAGACGCAGGCCGTGGTCAAGTCCAACCTTAGAAAGGAGGGTCACAACGATGCCATATCTCGTTCCCAGATCCTGGGTCGCTCAGGCGAGGAGGCCACGAGGCAGAAGATAAAGGAGGACAACATTGGGAACCAGCTGCTGCGCAAGATGGGCTGGACAGGAGGAGGCTTGGGCCGAGATGGAGAAGGTATCGCCGAGCCCATCAAAGTCAAGGAGCAGTTCTCGAGGGAGGGCTTGGGTATGGACACAGACAAGTTAGGGAGCCAGCTCAGCAAACGGGACATCGAGGACATCATTCGAAACTACGTCAGCTCGGACCGACAGGACGACCTGCGCTTCTCCACCGACCTGACCAACGACGAGCGCAAGCAGATCCACCAGGTGTCCCAAAAGTATGGCCTACGGAGCAAGTCGTACGGACAGGGCAGGCAGCGCTTCCTCGTTGTCAGTCGCAGAGTGGACACTGATCAGCTCATTGGCCAGCTACTGCAGGAAGGACAAGTGGGTCGCTACGAACTGGTCAAACCTCAGGCCTTTTACTAA